A genomic region of Torulaspora delbrueckii CBS 1146 chromosome 7, complete genome contains the following coding sequences:
- the TDEL0G02630 gene encoding NAD(P)/FAD-dependent oxidoreductase, translating into MFKLQRLSLLRFSRWQGLKKFSRSAINSAPDYSHVVIGGGVVGQAIAAELAKVPSNSVLLLEKNDRFGTETSSHNSEVIHAGIYYPADSLKTKLCIEGKNIIYNELDWLKTGVSWKKCGKWVVAQTDYEESINEALYRKCKDELDVDVELISSQDTSRKEPSIRVGKSAVSSPSTGIINSHSLMDYLLGTIQQNDGDTVTGSEVIGLEYKDGAGYTVTTKERFPGEDEVAEITAENVINSAGLYADHVSNMLLPKDRHKRLYFAKGNYFKLKSGGFPSVSRLIYPVPPEDGKSLGTHLTIDMNGQILFGPDLEYVESRTNYTTNSQNIPAAFEAISRYYPHIQVSDLEVASCGIRPKLCGPDSYQFKDYYIKEEEGFPGFVNLLGIESPGLTSSIAIGRYVKRIYHD; encoded by the coding sequence ATGTTTAAGTTACAAAGGCTAAGCTTGTTGAGATTCTCAAGGTGGCAGGGCCTGAAGAAATTCAGTAGATCGGCGATAAATAGTGCGCCAGACTACTCGCATGTTGTTATAGGTGGAGGAGTGGTGGGTCAAGCAATTGCTGCGGAGCTAGCCAAAGTACCCAGCAACAGTGTTTTGTTGCTCGAAAAGAACGACAGGTTTGGGACTGAGACATCTAGTCATAATAGCGAGGTTATACATGCAGGCATATACTACCCAGCGGACTCTCTGAAAACTAAACTATGTATTGAAGGTAAGAATATCATTTACAATGAACTGGATTGGCTTAAAACAGGTGTTAGCTGGAAAAAATGCGGTAAATGGGTTGTTGCTCAAACAGATTATGAAGAGTCAATTAATGAAGCTCTTTATCGCAAGTGcaaagatgaattggatgTAGATGTCGAGCTCATATCTTCGCAAGATACATCAAGGAAGGAGCCTTCTATCAGAGTAGGGAAATCGGCTGTCAGCTCACCATCAACTGGGATTATAAACTCGCATTCCTTGATGGATTATCTATTAGGGACGATTCAACAAAATGATGGAGACACCGTCACTGGATCTGAAGTTATTGGTCTAGAATATAAGGATGGAGCTGGCTACACTGTCACTACTAAAGAAAGGTTTCCTGGTGAGGATGAAGTGGCAGAAATTACTGCTGAGAATGTAATTAACAGTGCTGGACTGTACGCCGATCATGTGAGTAATATGTTATTACCTAAGGATCGTCATAAAAGGCTTTATTTCGCTAAAGGTAACTATTTTAAACTCAAGAGCGGTGGTTTCCCGTCTGTGAGCAGACTAATTTATCCCGTTCCACCTGAGGATGGGAAATCACTTGGAACTCATCTCACAATAGATATGAATGGCCAAATCTTATTTGGCCCAGACTTGGAGTATGTGGAATCGAGGACCAATTATACCACAAATTCTCAGAACATCCCAGCAGCCTTCGAAGCGATTTCCCGGTATTATCCCCATATCCAAGTGAGTGACCTGGAGGTGGCATCATGTGGTATTCGACCAAAGCTTTGTGGACCTGACTCTTATCAATTTAAAGACTATTacatcaaagaagaagaagggttCCCTGGATTCGTCAACCTCCTTGGTATAGAATCTCCCGGCCTTACTTCCAGTATTGCAATCGGTCGGTACGTCAAACGGATATATCATGATTAA
- the TDEL0G02600 gene encoding lipase ROG1 family protein (similar to Saccharomyces cerevisiae YDL109C and ROG1 (YGL144C); ancestral locus Anc_2.330), whose translation MTETIEPQVLFNYKSAVGIGEVERYVISYDLYEGNEIPSDISLDSLWLKVKNIESLSYRAAYLAGPFILYCDVRTKDYHHSQKIIASVDQPRFEPTLQAQQSCIAELSVHQIKPQYVWIVDIISQILFTTNTQVSFEIVLGNCKEALIDNVASGIPSNLDVSKITITRLTTLDLWNLPAEINLHQKKKKHLVMLTHGLHSNVSADMAYMMEQIYKSQENYPHEQIVVKGYTGNTCQTERGVKYLGTKLAEYIIKEVYDESMTKISFIAHSLGGLVQVFAIAYIMVRYPWFFKKVTPVNFIAIASPFLGIVTDNPAYINLLLSYGVIGKAGQDLSLVKDAAYGKPLLSLLPGDPVKGVMARFKRRTLYINAVNDGIVPLYTASMLFLDYDDVLKELRKVEDEEGLKAEPSNIDIPQGNFLSRTVVSPFTKVIGLLAPQKFPSKNSTIPKISFMESAVSLLIPPLPDISFILDPNSRDPVIIHDKVYTEDDIPQEPAEDEGTFEASTNILLSSFTADRGKSGKSQMVEESIARHWHKGLSWRKVVVALKPDAHNNIIVRRRFANAYGWPVLDHLISVHFNGDDKELVGDDDLPVSAERNRTKIDLEEPDKNVEWITKADNPTIFDEGPTGMISTVGDMLGTFFKDRLSSFVNAEPISTNKESRLLSYEDTNGEIQS comes from the coding sequence ATGACTGAGACTATCGAACCCCAAGTACTATTCAACTACAAGTCCGCTGTAGGGATTGGGGAGGTAGAGAGATATGTCATCAGCTATGATCTGTACGAAGGCAATGAGATTCCTTCAGATATATCGTTAGATTCATTGTGGTTGAAAGTCAAGAACATAGAGAGTCTCTCTTACAGGGCAGCTTATTTAGCAGGGCCTTTCATACTCTACTGTGATGTTCGAACCAAAGATTACCATCACTCTCAGAAGATAATAGCATCGGTCGATCAGCCAAGGTTTGAGCCCACTTTACAAGCTCAGCAATCATGCATTGCTGAACTATCAGTGCATCAAATCAAGCCACAATATGTGTGGATAGTGGATATTATCAGTCAAATTTTATTCACCACTAATACACAGGTatcatttgaaattgtGTTGGGGAATTGCAAAGAGGCTTTGATTGATAACGTTGCCAGCGGTATACCCAGTAATCTGGATGTGAGCAAAATTACGATAACAAGATTGACTACGTTGGACCTCTGGAACTTACCTGCAGAAATAAACCTAcatcagaagaagaagaagcatttGGTTATGCTGACTCATGGATTGCATTCCAACGTATCTGCAGATATGGCCTATATGATGGAACAAATCTATAAATCCCAGGAGAACTATCCCCACGAGCAAATAGTAGTGAAAGGCTATACAGGGAATACATGTCAAACCGAGCGGGGAGTAAAATACTTAGGCACAAAGTTAGCTGAGTACATTATCAAAGAGGTTTATGATGAATCTATGACTAAAATCTCGTTTATTGCACACTCTTTGGGTGGGCTGGTTCAAGTATTTGCCATTGCTTACATTATGGTAAGATATCCATGGTTCTTTAAGAAAGTCACACCTGTCAATTTCATTGCCATAGCTTCTCCATTCCTTGGTATAGTCACAGATAATCCAGCGTACATTAATCTGCTGTTGTCCTATGGAGTCATTGGAAAAGCAGGACAAGATTTGAGCCTTGTGAAAGACGCCGCTTATGGAAAGCCTTTGCTTTCGTTACTACCTGGGGATCCGGTAAAAGGTGTCATGGCTcgtttcaaaagaagaacattgTACATCAATGCTGTTAACGATGGCATTGTACCGCTATATACGGCTTCCATGCTCTTCCTGGATTATGACgatgttttgaaagaattgagaAAAGtagaggatgaagagggACTGAAGGCAGAGCCCTCCAACATTGATATCCCTCAAGGGAATTTCTTGAGCCGAACAGTGGTATCTCCGTTTACCAAAGTGATCGGTCTTCTGGCTCCTCAGAAATTCCCCTCGAAAAATTCTACAATACCAAAGATTTCCTTTATGGAATCAGCTGTATCATTGTTGATTCCTCCATTACCTGACATTTCCTTCATTTTGGACCCAAATTCAAGAGATCCGGTGATAATTCATGATAAAGTATACACAGAGGACGATATTCCTCAAGAACCTGCGGAAGATGAAGGAACCTTTGAAGCAAGCACAAATATTCTATTGTCATCCTTTACAGCAGATCGCGGTAAGTCGGGCAAAAGtcaaatggttgaagaatCGATTGCAAGGCACTGGCACAAGGGTCTTTCGTGGCGTAAGGTAGTCGTAGCTCTAAAGCCAGATGCACATAACAACATCATTGTTCGCCGAAGATTTGCGAATGCGTACGGCTGGCCCGTCCTGGATCACCTAATTAGTGTTCATTTCAATGGtgatgataaagaactGGTTGGAGATGATGATCTACCCGTCAGTGCTGAAAGAAATCGTACCAAAATAGATCTCGAAGAACCTGATAAAAATGTTGAATGGATTACTAAGGCTGACAATCCAACCATCTTCGATGAAGGTCCTACTGGAATGATATCGACAGTAGGAGATATGCTTGGTACATTTTTTAAGGACCGCCTCTCCTCGTTTGTGAACGCAGAGCCGATCTCGACTAATAAAGAGAGCAGGTTACTCTCATATGAAGATACAAATGGTGAGATTCAGAGCTAG
- the MSS2 gene encoding Mss2p (similar to Saccharomyces cerevisiae MSS2 (YDL107W); ancestral locus Anc_2.333): MRYRSIYCFARRYTSTRSQVLRPSFNEIFPQKRMVNRILFELDSRLSFGKLYPLFELAYNNVDSEDIPVTSGITASDVMVMKKVLEKVRSRTKSVNRHLLKLENVLLDKAAEMGNNDAVSLLAFNVLKNPSKNTSDDVLHAKLLIKDLYKRKHHLTMKLTGDLALKAGDNSQAETYYRRFLELESDTFLAGEVYGQLGQFSFHKTDLIPAERYFLKSIQYSPLEYSVHSYFYLAQIYMNSDPLKARTLMENCATQGYKESFKALGFLEMNYFENLYKAQEWFKLGMELFELECFIGYFDCCALLGEWALANKCFKSLEKIAENNSHYKSLVKQFVEARHDKVKRALAYSPGPFPKREVVQNASKKAPQISKENKWNL, encoded by the coding sequence ATGAGGTATCGATCGATCTACTGCTTTGCTAGACGTTACACTAGTACGAGATCACAGGTGTTAAGACCTTCCTTCAATGAAATCTTTCCGCAAAAGAGGATGGTCAACAGAATATTGTTCGAGCTGGATAGCAGATTGAGTTTTGGGAAATTGTATCCATTGTTTGAGCTTGCTTACAATAATGTGGACAGTGAAGATATCCCAGTAACTTCCGGTATAACAGCTTCCGACGTTATGgtaatgaagaaagtgttAGAAAAGGTACGATCGAGGACCAAGAGTGTCAATCGTCATCTACTGAAGCTAGAGAACGTTTTGCTTGACAAAGCAGCCGAAATGGGCAATAACGATGCAGTGTCTTTATTGGCGTTCAATGTACTAAAGAACCCTTCCAAGAATACCTCGGATGATGTATTACATGCCAAGTTGCTAATTAAGGATCTATACAAGAGAAAGCATCATCTGACGATGAAATTAACCGGCGATCTGGCTTTGAAGGCTGGTGACAATTCACAAGCGGAAACTTACTATAGACGCTTTTTAGAATTGGAGTCAGATACATTCTTGGCTGGTGAAGTCTATGGGCAATTAGGTCAGTTTAGCTTTCACAAAACGGACTTAATACCAGCAGAGCGTTATTTCCTGAAATCAATACAGTACAGTCCCTTAGAGTACTCGGTACACTCCTACTTCTATCTGGCCCAAATTTACATGAACTCCGATCCACTGAAAGCCAGAACCTTAATGGAAAATTGTGCCACTCAAGGGTATAAGGAgtccttcaaagcattgGGTTTTCTTGAAATGAATTACTTTGAAAATCTATACAAGGCCCAGGAATGGTTCAAACTTGGCATGGAGCTCTTTGAGTTGGAGTGCTTCATCGGCTATTTCGACTGCTGTGCTTTACTTGGAGAATGGGCCTTAGCCAATAAATGCTTCAAGAGTCTGGAGAAAATCGCGGAAAATAATAGTCATTACAAATCTCTCGTAAAGCAATTCGTTGAAGCGCGTCACGATAAAGTCAAGAGAGCTTTGGCGTATTCACCTGGACCTTTTCCAAAGAGGGAGGTTGTTCAGAATGCATCGAAAAAAGCCCCACAAATATCCAAAGAGAATAAGTGGAACCTCTGA
- the KIN28 gene encoding TFIIH complex serine/threonine-protein kinase subunit KIN28 (similar to Saccharomyces cerevisiae KIN28 (YDL108W); ancestral locus Anc_2.332) produces the protein MSQVEYTKERKVGEGTYAVVYLGTKQSSGRKIAVKEIKTSEFKDGLDMSAIREVKYLQEIQHENVIELIDIFLAYDNLNLVLEFLPSDLEKVIKDRSILFTPADIKSWMLMTLRGVHHCHRNFILHRDLKPNNLLLSPEGIIKVADFGLARTFPSAQEILTSNVVTRWYRAPELLFGAKHYTSAVDIWSAGVIFAELMLRIPYLPGQNDVDQIEVTFRALGTPTDADWPDVSFFSAYNKLQIYPPPSREELRRRFIAASENALSFLCGMLTMNPQKRWNAVECLESDYFKEAPAPSDPFSIKIS, from the exons ATGTCCCAGGTTGAATACACAAAGG AGAGGAAGGTCGGTGAAGGTACATATGCGGTTGTCTACCTTGGAACTAAACAATCATCTGGGAGGAAGATAGCTGTGAAAGAAATAAAGACCTCTGAGTTCAAGGATGGGCTCGATATGTCGGCCATCAGGGAAGTAAAATATCtacaagaaattcaacATGAGAACGTTATCGAACTTATTGATATATTTCTGGCATACGacaatttgaatttggtgtTAGAGTTCTTACCATCAGACCTCGAGAAAGTCATAAAGGACAGGTCTATCCTATTTACGCCGGCCGATATAAAATCATGGATGCTAATGACTTTAAGAGGTGTTCACCACTGTCACAGGAATTTTATTTTGCACAGAGATTTGAAGCCAAATAACTTGCTGTTGTCGCCAGAGGGTATAATTAAAGTAGCTGATTTTGGTCTGGCTAGAACTTTCCCTTCTGCACAGGAGATACTGACAAGTAACGTTGTTACTCGTTGGTATAGAGCGCCCGAACTACTGTTTGGAGCTAAGCACTATACGTCAGCAGTAGATATATGGTCCGCAGGTGTCATATTTGCAGAGCTCATGCTGAGAATTCCCTACTTGCCGGGTCAGAACGACGTAGATCAAATCGAGGTGACCTTTAGAGCTTTAGGGACACCGACAGATGCAGATTGGCCAGATGtttcattcttttctgCTTATAATAAGCTTCAAATATATCCACCACCATCCAGGGAAGAGCTTAGGAGGAGATTTATCGCTGCTAGTGAGAACGCACTTAGCTTCCTGTGTGGAATGCTGACAATGAACCCTCAAAAACGTTGGAATGCTGTCGAGTGTCTAGAAAGTGATTACTTCAAGGAGGCTCCAGCACCTTCAGATCCATTTAGCATCAAGATATCGTGA
- the MRF1 gene encoding Mrf1p (similar to Saccharomyces cerevisiae MRF1 (YGL143C); ancestral locus Anc_2.331) has protein sequence MSISYTIRMLTRRSLPSYGLIARRWSSTVPESGLKLKELHPSLLKRVEKYVEELHGLERMLSDGGSFNDTNQKLYAKVSYIKDIRDRYLEQLESLKELQEIIDEDPSLRDDAQSEYEKLVPELTETSNELLRKLIPPHEFADKACILELRPGVGGIEAMIFAQDLLNMYAGYAQNKKWKFHLISKSENQSGSGIVDAILSIDEPGSYNRLRHEAGVHRVQRIPATETKGRTHTSTAAVVVLPQMGEESEKASDAYERSFKPDEIRIDVMRASGKGGQHVNTTDSAVRITHFPSGIVVSMQDERSQHKNKAKAFAILRARLAEKERQEKEEKERSVRKDQVTTTDRSDKIRTYNFPQNRITDHRCGYNIHDIEGIMSGERLDHLIDAMEEYDADAKAKELLEEA, from the coding sequence ATGAGTATCTCCTATACCATCAGGATGCTCACAAGGAGGTCACTTCCTTCCTATGGGCTAATTGCAAGAAGATGGTCCTCGACTGTACCTGAAAGTGGACTAAAGCTCAAAGAACTTCATCCATCGCTACTAAAGAGAGTCGAAAAGTATGTGGAAGAGCTACATGGATTAGAGCGTATGCTATCTGATGGTGGCTCCTTTAATGATACAAATCAAAAACTGTACGCTAAAGTTTCTTATATTAAAGATATTCGCGATAGATACCTCGAGCAACtggaaagtttgaaagaattgcaagaaaTAATTGACGAAGATCCTAGTCTCAGGGATGATGCTCAGTCGGAATACGAAAAACTGGTTCCAGAACTAACAGAAACTTCTAATGAATTACTAAGAAAACTGATACCACCACATGAATTCGCTGATAAAGCATGTATTTTAGAATTAAGACCAGGTGTAGGTGGTATCGAGGCTATGATCTTTGCACAAGATCTGCTCAACATGTATGCGGGATATGCACAGAATAAGAAGTGGAAATTTCATTTAATATCAAAATCAGAGAATCAGAGTGGATCAGGTATAGTAGATGCCATATTGAGCATAGATGAGCCTGGTTCTTACAACAGGTTGAGACATGAGGCTGGGGTTCATCGAGTACAGAGGATTCCAGCTACGGAGACCAAGGGCAGGACACATACCTCGACCGCTGCCGTTGTCGTACTACCTCAGATGGGTGAGGAATCCGAGAAAGCATCGGATGCTTACGAGAGAAGTTTCAAGCCAGATGAGATACGTATTGATGTTATGAGGGCAAGTGGGAAAGGTGGCCAGCATGTTAACACTACAGACTCAGCCGTCAGAATAACACACTTTCCGTCTGGCATTGTCGTCTCCATGCAGGACGAAAGATCTCAACATAAGAACAAAGCCAAAGCATTCGCCATTCTCAGGGCTAGATTAGCAGAGAAAGAGCGtcaagagaaggaagagaaggaGCGGTCTGTTAGGAAGGATCAAGTCACCACTACTGATAGATCTGACAAGATTAGAACTTATAATTTCCCCCAAAACAGAATCACTGATCATCGTTGTGGATACAATATTCACGATATTGAGGGAATCATGTCTGGAGAAAGGCTCGACCATCTCATCGACGCCATGGAGGAATACGATGCCGATGCCAAGGCCAAGGAGCTCCTGGAAGAGGCATAA
- the GPI10 gene encoding putative glycosylphosphatidylinositol-alpha 1,2 mannosyltransferase (similar to Saccharomyces cerevisiae GPI10 (YGL142C); ancestral locus Anc_2.334): MSAKNGERPTVSTFKILLIFRIINAITTRTFFQADEFWQALEPAHLKAFGYGKLTWEWEHGLRSYAFPLLFELTYRLVYLVSSFFRVLIDACTTPIARYLLSKGCSETHVKDLLKIFYELPEVLEYHGVIYAPKLVMAFIAAVGEYYTIQLVQKLYLLSLDKSKDSKASRLSKIKKFALVLTLTNFFNSFIITRTFINSFEMVLTCVALFYWDWTGGECIQGFDFTKSLLIGIFTCLQRPSNAVIWMTLGGFLICRLVQQQKYDRLAYLLRKLFTVFTLTVLLNCIIDYYFYGELVFPIFRFLKFNFTSPLSNFYGVSPWHFHITQSVPITLGLSTPLFVYGLFAPSSKRKYSSVFIDPMLQIKFIIFAVLLSLSYLPHKEFRFIYPLQPFFTSIASLGLSKLADSYNPKSKMVRELVWGFPFISIFAALFLNTFNEAGVVSVTKFLHEIPTVQSVGFIMPCHSTPWQSYLHRNDIKDLWAISCDPPLHLLNDPDAYNKLPHYMDESDYLYENIPSFIHKNFPPVCQKNESEDTKSYSHQWPEYLVIFEHLKYGYFASLLEDSPYVEVYRGFNSFFHWDSRRQGDVLVYKILIEN; this comes from the coding sequence ATGAGTGCTAAAAACGGTGAAAGGCCCACTGTTTCGACTTTCAAAATACTGTTGATTTTTAGGATAATCAATGCGATAACTACGAGGACATTTTTCCAAGCAGATGAGTTTTGGCAAGCACTGGAACCAGCTCATCTCAAGGCCTTTGGATATGGCAAATTAACTTGGGAATGGGAACATGGCCTTAGAAGCTATGCTTTCCCCCTACTATTTGAGTTGACCTACAGGCTGGTATATCTGGTTTCTTCGTTCTTTAGAGTCCTGATCGATGCCTGCACAACGCCAATAGCCAGATATCTCTTGAGTAAAGGCTGTTCAGAAACTCATGTGAAGgatttattgaaaattttttatGAACTACCAGAGGTCTTGGAATATCACGGAGTGATCTATGCACCAAAGCTCGTTATGGCATTTATTGCAGCTGTCGGGGAATATTACACTATTCAGCTGGTACAGAAGCTTTATCTACTGTCATTGGACAAATCTAAAGATTCAAAGGCTTCCCGCCTGtctaaaatcaaaaaatttgcCCTTGTATTGACTTTAacgaatttcttcaattcattcATAATTACAAGAACCTTCATTAATTCATTTGAAATGGTTTTAACTTGTGTGGCTCTATTTTATTGGGATTGGACGGGAGGTGAGTGTATTCAGGGGTTCGACTTCACGAAATCGCTGTTGATAGGCATCTTTACCTGCCTACAGAGACCCAGTAATGCAGTTATATGGATGACTTTGGGTGGTTTCCTTATCTGTCGCTTggttcaacaacaaaagTATGACAGGCTGGCATACTTATTGCGGAAATTATTCACAGTTTTTACACTAACTGTGCTACTTAATTGCATTATTGATTACTATTTTTACGGCGAGCTGGTCTTTCCCATTTTCCGATTTCTTAAATTCAATTTCACTAGCCCATTATCCAATTTTTATGGAGTATCGCCATGGCACTTTCATATTACTCAGAGCGTTCCGATAACGCTGGGATTGAGCACTCCGCTATTCGTTTACGGACTTTTTGCACCATCGAGTAAAAGGAAATATTCAAGCGTCTTTATTGATCCGATGCTAcaaatcaaattcattatATTTGCCGTACTGCTCTCTCTATCCTACTTGCCACACAAAGAATTTAGGTTTATCTATCCACTACAGCCATTTTTTACGTCAATCGCTTCACTAGGTCTTTCCAAGCTTGCCGATTCGTACAATCCAAAATCCAAGATGGTGAGAGAATTAGTTTGGGGCTTCCCATTTATTTCAATATTTGCTGCCCTCTTCCTGAACACATTTAATGAGGCAGGCGTTGTTTCTGTCACGAAATTCTTGCATGAGATACCGACGGTTCAAAGTGTGGGATTCATTATGCCATGTCATTCTACACCATGGCAATCGTACTTACACCGGAATGACATCAAGGATCTTTGGGCTATATCTTGCGATCCGCCATTACATCTGCTGAACGATCCTGACGCCTATAATAAGCTACCTCATTACATGGATGAAAGTGACTATTTATATGAGAACATACCCAGTTTCATACACAAGAATTTTCCGCCTGTATgtcaaaagaatgagaGTGAGGACACAAAAAGCTATAGTCATCAGTGGCCAGAATATCTTGTTATTTTTGAACATCTAAAGTATGGCTATTTTGCTTCACTCTTAGAGGACTCACCGTATGTTGAAGTGTACAGAGGTTTCAACTCATTCTTTCATTGGGACTCGAGAAGGCAAGGAGATGTTCTCGTTTATAAAATACTGATAGAGAATTAA